A window of the Dyadobacter pollutisoli genome harbors these coding sequences:
- a CDS encoding NAD(P)H-dependent oxidoreductase produces MSKILIQFAHPTLSRSNVQRTLETHCRNVKGVTFNDLYEHYPDLYIDVKREQQLLLQHDVIIFQHPFYWYSSPPILKQWQDLVLEYNWAYGPEGDALAGKKIFNALSCGGGKEAYKETGYNRFPVNQFLLPFNQTAHLCKMEYLPPFVVHETYTVSEAELESYGQQYASILNAFVKDEIGSHHYQHVEYLNELYK; encoded by the coding sequence ATGTCCAAAATACTGATCCAGTTTGCACATCCCACATTAAGCAGATCCAATGTTCAGAGAACTTTGGAAACGCATTGCCGGAATGTCAAAGGAGTCACTTTTAATGATCTGTACGAGCATTATCCTGATCTTTATATAGATGTAAAACGTGAGCAACAGCTTCTTTTACAGCATGATGTCATTATTTTTCAGCATCCGTTTTACTGGTACAGCAGTCCGCCTATTTTGAAACAATGGCAGGACCTGGTACTGGAATACAACTGGGCTTATGGCCCTGAAGGCGATGCATTGGCCGGAAAGAAGATCTTCAATGCATTGTCGTGTGGTGGTGGAAAAGAGGCATACAAAGAGACGGGCTATAACCGTTTTCCGGTGAACCAGTTTCTGCTTCCTTTTAACCAGACGGCCCATTTGTGCAAAATGGAGTATCTGCCCCCGTTTGTCGTCCACGAGACTTATACCGTCAGCGAGGCAGAACTTGAATCTTACGGACAGCAATATGCTTCGATCCTGAATGCGTTTGTAAAAGATGAAATCGGCTCGCATCATTACCAGCACGTTGAATATCTGAACGAACTTTATAAATAA
- a CDS encoding quinone oxidoreductase family protein: MSGLIRENIKTSGIVKIYKQGTPSVLGYEKETISEPGPGQVKIRQEAVGLNFVDTYFRDGKFPVKSFPYVPGVEAAGVIEEVGPWVTEFRTGDRVGYHFIPGAYAEERIVSTNQLIHIPDDVTLEEAAAVMVKGFTARMLIKSIHSVSEGDIILVHAAAGGVGSLVTKWAKALGATVIGTVGSEEKKEIAIENGVDHVFLAECDGFVNSVNDITGGRGVDVVYDGVGRDTFTHSIDLIRKGGKIVLYGSSSGQPENIDHTALRRKSITLVTPALSAYIPDYETLQLFAEDTFAAVREGIFGKLAITRYPLSRANQAQADLEARKTTGSVILIP; encoded by the coding sequence ATGTCAGGGTTAATTAGAGAAAATATAAAAACATCGGGTATAGTAAAAATCTACAAACAAGGAACTCCGTCGGTACTCGGTTATGAAAAAGAGACGATCAGCGAGCCAGGCCCGGGGCAGGTAAAAATACGGCAAGAGGCTGTGGGGCTGAATTTTGTAGATACATATTTCAGAGACGGTAAATTTCCCGTCAAGTCATTTCCATATGTGCCTGGGGTAGAGGCTGCTGGTGTTATTGAGGAGGTAGGGCCGTGGGTGACGGAATTTAGGACCGGCGACCGTGTAGGGTACCATTTTATTCCGGGAGCTTATGCGGAGGAACGGATCGTGTCGACCAATCAATTGATCCACATACCGGACGATGTGACGCTGGAAGAGGCTGCGGCTGTTATGGTAAAAGGCTTCACGGCAAGAATGCTGATTAAATCCATTCATTCTGTTTCCGAAGGAGATATAATCCTCGTACATGCGGCCGCAGGCGGCGTAGGCTCGCTCGTTACCAAATGGGCGAAGGCGCTGGGTGCAACCGTGATCGGTACGGTAGGCTCGGAGGAGAAAAAGGAGATAGCGATTGAAAATGGCGTTGATCACGTATTTCTGGCGGAGTGTGACGGATTTGTAAACTCAGTCAATGACATTACCGGAGGGAGAGGCGTGGACGTGGTTTACGACGGTGTAGGCAGAGACACATTCACACATTCGATCGACCTGATCCGCAAAGGCGGGAAGATTGTGCTTTATGGCTCATCCTCAGGCCAGCCCGAAAACATTGACCATACCGCATTAAGAAGGAAGTCCATAACCCTGGTAACTCCGGCATTAAGTGCTTATATTCCGGATTACGAAACACTGCAACTCTTCGCGGAAGATACTTTTGCTGCCGTTCGGGAAGGAATTTTTGGAAAGCTGGCGATTACCCGTTATCCATTGTCACGGGCAAATCAAGCACAGGCAGATTTGGAAGCGAGAAAAACGACAGGTTCCGTAATTTTGATCCCTTAG
- a CDS encoding TetR/AcrR family transcriptional regulator has translation MARNKAFEPEEKLEKARDLFWQKGYNATSMQDLVETMELNRGSIYDTYGDKHTLFLQCLRSYTDSTFEDYQRTVEEAKSPIKAVEKIIKRAALRTIAEGKTCMGVKSAFELASVDEEVHAILKENTTNMVAVLKELLKKAQKAGEINSKRDPAMLANFIVSNFTGFWQSYLVYGDPELLQQQAEFLVKSIKK, from the coding sequence ATGGCACGTAACAAAGCATTTGAACCAGAAGAAAAGTTGGAGAAGGCAAGAGACCTTTTCTGGCAGAAAGGGTATAACGCTACTTCCATGCAGGATCTCGTCGAAACGATGGAGCTGAACAGGGGCAGCATTTACGATACCTATGGAGATAAGCACACTTTGTTTTTGCAATGTCTGAGAAGTTATACGGATAGTACTTTTGAGGATTATCAAAGGACGGTAGAGGAGGCAAAGTCGCCGATCAAGGCTGTGGAAAAAATTATCAAAAGGGCTGCGCTACGGACCATTGCAGAAGGGAAAACATGCATGGGAGTCAAATCCGCGTTTGAACTGGCTTCGGTTGATGAAGAGGTACATGCCATATTAAAAGAAAATACCACAAACATGGTAGCTGTCCTGAAAGAGCTGCTAAAAAAAGCGCAGAAGGCAGGAGAGATCAATAGCAAGCGCGATCCGGCAATGTTGGCTAATTTTATCGTTTCCAATTTTACGGGTTTCTGGCAGTCTTACCTGGTTTATGGTGACCCGGAACTGTTGCAGCAACAAGCCGAGTTTTTGGTTAAATCAATAAAAAAATAA
- a CDS encoding PIG-L family deacetylase produces MKKFYLLFFSLLTFGAFAQSPRVLIVTAHPDDETMFPVTIFKITHELKGSADLALITDASGGYNGLVASSYYGMNLVDSVTGRKHLPLIRKKELMASGEILGIGNFFFFDQLDDYYNRDEKPYLLGKNWDINYVERRLDQILAKGNYDFVFCLVPGEGQHAHHKTASISAIRAVQRFKGTKKPVVLGGQSQAKGYTFKFSQLDGYPETAILPNAPVFEFDRTYGFGEDKKHSYMIVADWVKAAHKSQSGDMNQSMHRGDLEAFWYFAINGESGISKAKELFDQVNSSGFSKK; encoded by the coding sequence ATGAAGAAATTTTATCTGCTATTTTTTTCGCTGCTTACATTCGGCGCATTTGCCCAAAGCCCCAGAGTACTGATCGTGACGGCGCATCCCGACGACGAAACCATGTTCCCCGTGACTATTTTCAAAATCACGCACGAATTGAAAGGCTCAGCCGATCTTGCACTCATTACCGACGCATCAGGCGGGTACAATGGACTGGTAGCATCAAGTTATTACGGCATGAACCTTGTCGATTCCGTTACCGGAAGAAAGCATTTGCCTTTGATACGGAAGAAGGAATTGATGGCTTCCGGCGAAATCCTGGGAATTGGTAATTTCTTTTTCTTTGACCAACTGGACGACTACTACAACCGGGACGAAAAGCCCTATTTGCTAGGCAAAAACTGGGATATCAACTATGTGGAGCGTCGCCTGGATCAGATACTGGCGAAAGGAAACTACGATTTTGTGTTCTGTCTGGTACCGGGCGAAGGTCAGCACGCACATCATAAAACTGCGTCAATCAGCGCCATTCGTGCAGTTCAGCGTTTTAAAGGTACCAAAAAACCGGTCGTTTTAGGTGGACAATCACAGGCCAAGGGTTATACATTCAAATTTTCACAACTGGACGGTTACCCCGAGACCGCAATCCTTCCCAATGCACCGGTGTTTGAATTTGATCGTACTTATGGTTTTGGAGAAGACAAAAAACACAGCTACATGATCGTGGCCGACTGGGTAAAAGCAGCTCACAAGTCGCAAAGTGGAGATATGAATCAATCAATGCATCGCGGCGACCTCGAAGCATTCTGGTACTTTGCGATTAATGGTGAAAGCGGGATTAGTAAGGCGAAAGAACTATTTGACCAGGTCAACAGCTCCGGATTTTCCAAAAAATGA
- a CDS encoding class I SAM-dependent methyltransferase: protein MIANRMEYQRMYETEQKLWWYLVLHDKVLKQIRRHFNADNREVRILDAACGTGGLLSFLNGHGYGNLFGFDYSQHAIDFSAERGLLVGFGDLKNVAAFRPGETFDIICCNDALYFLTDEEIIRALNTFRQRLNPNGLLIINIHAFEAFSGTHDLAVGSSRRFELRQFVDFSRAAGLKISYSTYWPFALSLPILLVRQWQKYQIRHQKVQAHEVDSDVKFPGETINRILKGITKAESWLFRKAPFGSSLFMTMKQV, encoded by the coding sequence ATGATCGCAAACAGGATGGAGTACCAGCGGATGTACGAAACAGAGCAGAAACTCTGGTGGTACCTGGTGCTTCATGACAAGGTTTTGAAACAGATCAGGAGACATTTCAATGCGGATAACCGGGAGGTAAGGATACTGGATGCGGCCTGCGGGACTGGCGGACTTTTGTCCTTTTTGAATGGACACGGTTATGGAAATCTCTTCGGTTTTGATTATTCACAGCATGCCATTGATTTTTCGGCTGAGCGGGGATTGCTGGTTGGGTTTGGTGATTTAAAAAATGTAGCAGCATTCCGGCCCGGTGAGACATTTGACATCATATGCTGTAATGATGCATTGTATTTTTTGACAGACGAAGAAATTATAAGAGCGCTGAATACTTTCAGGCAAAGACTTAACCCGAATGGTTTGCTGATCATCAATATTCATGCGTTTGAAGCTTTTTCGGGCACACATGATCTGGCAGTTGGCAGTTCGAGAAGATTTGAATTGAGGCAATTTGTAGACTTTTCCAGGGCTGCGGGGCTGAAAATCAGTTATAGCACCTATTGGCCTTTCGCGCTGTCGCTGCCGATATTATTAGTGCGGCAATGGCAGAAATATCAGATCCGGCACCAGAAAGTACAGGCTCACGAGGTGGATTCTGATGTGAAATTCCCCGGCGAGACCATTAATAGAATCCTGAAAGGAATTACCAAGGCAGAATCGTGGCTCTTTCGCAAAGCTCCCTTCGGAAGTTCATTGTTTATGACAATGAAACAGGTCTAG
- a CDS encoding MBOAT family O-acyltransferase: MMIKFTDFSYFLLLFLIVPVYYKVPDAKKWVFLLILSTLFNAGWSGKYLPVWLILVGICYVAGKYLGNQAYSKKQRKTLLVISIVICLLPLLFFKYLVPINNSMSPVSLNWLAPIGISYYTFLIIGYLTDVHRRYIKPENHLGYLALYLGFFPTLLAGPLERARQLIPQLRNPAAYQEENIKAGIYFIIWGLFKKIVLAARFADITNPVFDEPGKYTGISVTLAILLFSVQLYCDFSGYCDIAMGSARLLGIKLSKNFSNRYYFTPSRTESWTSWNITVTSWFRDYIFFNISKGVTNTKRLEFNRLLTFIITGLWHGPSWSFVIWGSLQWAYINFEMRTKQFWQKFYSSLGFTIGSQVHYVWRVVIRLLTGTLIMGWFRAAELSSGVKLYSSMFGFTSGATSLITPSFFLAIALFIIMDIFNYKMGEKEDIASYLLKKPTIRRRLSMLLLVQLVLIFGRITVANFYYIQF, encoded by the coding sequence ATGATGATCAAATTCACCGATTTTTCGTACTTCCTTCTACTATTCCTGATCGTCCCGGTTTATTACAAAGTCCCGGATGCAAAAAAATGGGTCTTTCTACTGATACTCAGCACACTGTTTAATGCTGGATGGAGCGGTAAATACCTGCCGGTATGGCTTATCCTGGTGGGGATTTGTTATGTGGCAGGTAAGTATCTGGGCAATCAGGCATATTCCAAAAAACAGCGAAAGACATTGCTCGTCATTTCAATCGTCATTTGCCTGCTTCCTCTTCTTTTTTTCAAATATCTGGTCCCGATCAATAATTCAATGTCGCCGGTATCACTCAACTGGCTGGCCCCCATTGGTATCTCTTACTATACTTTCCTGATCATCGGGTACCTCACCGATGTTCATCGGCGATATATCAAACCAGAAAATCACTTGGGCTACCTGGCGCTGTATCTTGGGTTTTTCCCCACATTGCTGGCAGGCCCGCTCGAACGCGCACGACAACTTATCCCTCAGCTCCGCAATCCGGCTGCCTATCAGGAGGAAAATATCAAAGCAGGTATTTATTTCATCATCTGGGGATTGTTCAAAAAAATAGTGCTGGCAGCAAGGTTCGCGGACATCACTAATCCGGTATTTGACGAGCCTGGAAAGTACACGGGTATTTCGGTAACACTGGCCATTCTGCTTTTTTCGGTACAGCTGTATTGCGACTTTTCGGGGTATTGCGACATCGCAATGGGATCCGCCAGATTACTGGGGATCAAGCTGAGCAAAAACTTTTCAAATCGGTACTATTTCACTCCGTCGCGCACAGAGTCGTGGACTTCATGGAATATCACGGTCACATCCTGGTTCCGTGATTACATATTTTTCAACATCAGCAAAGGTGTTACCAACACCAAACGCCTCGAATTTAACCGGCTGCTCACTTTCATTATCACCGGACTATGGCACGGACCCAGCTGGTCATTTGTGATCTGGGGTTCTCTGCAATGGGCTTACATTAATTTCGAAATGCGCACGAAGCAATTCTGGCAAAAATTCTATTCTTCGCTCGGCTTCACGATCGGTTCACAGGTACATTATGTTTGGCGGGTTGTGATCAGGCTCCTCACCGGTACATTGATCATGGGCTGGTTCCGTGCCGCGGAATTGAGCAGCGGGGTGAAATTGTACAGCAGTATGTTTGGTTTTACATCCGGCGCAACCTCATTGATTACCCCCAGCTTTTTTTTAGCCATTGCGTTATTTATAATCATGGATATTTTCAATTACAAAATGGGCGAAAAGGAAGATATCGCATCCTATCTGCTAAAAAAGCCTACGATCCGCCGAAGACTTTCCATGTTGCTGCTGGTTCAGCTGGTACTGATATTCGGGAGGATTACGGTAGCCAACTTTTACTATATCCAATTCTGA
- a CDS encoding SDR family NAD(P)-dependent oxidoreductase, producing the protein MDLQLKGKSAFISGSTQGIGFAIAESLLKEGAKVVVNGRSDDRVAEAVAKLSESFPDGDISGVAADFSKADEVNALLKKLPQVDILVNNAGIFEPKPFTEITDEDWFRFFEVNVMSGVRLSRHYFPGMIERNWGRIIFISSESAVNIPEEMIHYGTTKTAQLAVSRGLSELTKGTHVTVNSVLPGPTKSEGVQEFVRQLGEATQVSAEEAEKDFFKTARPTSLLQRFASVEEIANLVTYVASPLSSGTNGSALKVDGGVAKFIL; encoded by the coding sequence ATGGATTTACAGCTTAAAGGAAAGTCAGCGTTTATTAGCGGTTCAACTCAGGGCATCGGATTTGCGATTGCTGAGAGTTTATTGAAGGAAGGTGCGAAAGTGGTTGTCAACGGAAGATCGGATGACAGAGTAGCCGAAGCAGTCGCAAAACTGAGTGAGTCATTTCCCGATGGCGATATATCAGGGGTTGCAGCTGATTTTTCAAAGGCAGATGAAGTGAATGCTTTGCTGAAAAAACTGCCACAGGTGGATATCCTTGTCAATAATGCAGGAATATTTGAACCTAAACCATTTACAGAAATTACAGATGAAGATTGGTTCAGGTTTTTTGAAGTGAATGTAATGAGCGGCGTGCGTTTGTCGCGGCACTATTTTCCGGGAATGATTGAAAGAAACTGGGGCCGCATTATTTTTATTTCCAGCGAATCGGCGGTGAATATTCCTGAGGAAATGATCCATTATGGAACCACCAAAACGGCCCAGCTGGCCGTTAGCAGAGGTTTGTCGGAGTTGACCAAAGGGACTCATGTGACTGTAAATTCGGTTTTGCCCGGACCTACAAAGTCAGAGGGCGTTCAGGAATTCGTGCGTCAGTTGGGTGAAGCTACGCAGGTAAGTGCCGAAGAAGCGGAAAAGGATTTCTTTAAAACTGCCAGACCGACGTCACTTCTTCAACGTTTTGCGTCGGTGGAAGAAATTGCGAACCTGGTCACTTACGTTGCCAGCCCGCTTTCATCAGGTACCAATGGTTCGGCGCTCAAAGTGGATGGCGGCGTTGCGAAATTCATTTTGTAG
- a CDS encoding sodium:solute symporter family protein encodes MLAFSIFAYLLANLGIGLWASKRISTTQDFVLAGRRLPLLLAASATFATWFGSETIMGAPTEFVENGLLGVIEDPFGASLCLLLVGLFFARRFYKMNIITFCDFFRIRYGRYAELISAILIIPSYFSWIAAQLMAMGIVLKVVLGWSLTYCILSSSLVVIFYTIWGGMWSISITDFVQTVMIIIGLLVVSAVLYEKVGGFTPLIEAAPKGFFRFYPDFTFKASVEYFAAWITIGLGSIPQQDVFQRVMSAKSAEVSVKATLLSSLMYLTVALLPLFIGLCGHHLYPESDKDGQMIIPNMVLQHMNLPLQIIFFGALVSAILSTTSSAIMAPSVVLGENIFKFFNPKLNDEQLLKIIRIGIVVITVVCITLAVTRESIFDLVAESSAFSLVSLFVPLAAGIYWKQTNEQGCIISMVLGLVVWLICVSIKTEYPPLIYGLLASLGGMIIGVLCFPVPAAKRL; translated from the coding sequence ATGCTAGCATTTTCCATTTTCGCCTATTTGCTGGCCAATCTTGGGATAGGACTTTGGGCCTCCAAAAGAATCTCCACGACCCAGGACTTCGTATTAGCCGGCAGACGGCTCCCATTGCTTTTGGCTGCATCCGCTACTTTTGCAACCTGGTTTGGCTCCGAAACCATTATGGGCGCACCGACGGAATTTGTCGAAAATGGCTTATTGGGCGTCATAGAGGACCCTTTTGGCGCTTCCCTTTGTCTTTTGCTTGTTGGGCTTTTCTTCGCCCGCCGGTTTTACAAAATGAATATCATTACGTTCTGCGATTTTTTCAGGATACGTTACGGACGCTATGCAGAACTGATATCCGCCATTCTCATTATCCCTTCCTATTTCAGCTGGATCGCCGCTCAGCTAATGGCGATGGGTATCGTTTTAAAAGTGGTACTAGGCTGGTCTTTAACCTATTGCATTCTGTCGAGTTCGTTGGTAGTGATCTTTTACACTATCTGGGGCGGTATGTGGTCTATTTCCATTACCGATTTTGTGCAAACCGTTATGATCATTATCGGCCTGCTCGTGGTATCGGCGGTTTTGTATGAAAAAGTTGGCGGTTTTACACCACTTATTGAGGCCGCCCCCAAAGGCTTTTTCCGATTTTACCCTGATTTTACTTTCAAAGCCTCCGTGGAATATTTCGCAGCCTGGATTACCATAGGCCTCGGCTCCATTCCTCAGCAGGATGTTTTTCAGAGGGTTATGTCTGCGAAATCAGCGGAGGTATCGGTAAAAGCGACTTTACTTTCCTCCCTCATGTACCTGACCGTGGCATTGCTTCCGCTTTTTATCGGGTTATGCGGCCATCACCTCTACCCGGAGTCGGACAAAGATGGCCAGATGATCATTCCTAACATGGTGCTGCAGCATATGAACCTGCCGCTTCAGATCATATTTTTCGGAGCCCTGGTCTCTGCTATTCTGAGTACTACCAGCAGCGCGATCATGGCGCCGTCGGTAGTTTTGGGAGAGAATATCTTCAAGTTCTTTAATCCGAAATTGAATGATGAACAACTATTAAAAATCATTCGCATTGGTATTGTCGTCATCACTGTGGTATGCATTACCCTGGCAGTCACCCGCGAAAGCATCTTCGATCTCGTGGCCGAATCCTCTGCATTTAGCCTTGTTTCACTTTTTGTACCGCTGGCTGCGGGAATTTACTGGAAGCAAACCAATGAGCAGGGCTGCATTATATCCATGGTACTAGGGCTCGTCGTCTGGCTGATTTGCGTATCCATTAAAACCGAATACCCGCCACTCATTTACGGCCTCCTCGCCAGCCTAGGTGGTATGATAATCGGAGTTCTCTGCTTTCCGGTCCCAGCCGCCAAGCGATTGTAA
- a CDS encoding monovalent cation:proton antiporter-2 (CPA2) family protein: MQQTVFFQAMIYLAAAVIMVPIAKRLGLGSVLGYLVAGIAIGPAGLKFIGLEGQDIMHFAEFGVVMMLFVIGLELEPSRLWRMRKSIAGLGGLQVSVTSVVVAGLAMAFQLGWKESLALGMITAMSSTAIVMQTLNEKGWLKTVAGQSSFAVLLFQDLAIIPMLALFPLLADHPAVQETHGTGSVVSAFPAWQQAIIVLLSVAIVVITGKYLLRPVFRLMARTGMREMFTATALLLVVGIAVLMTSVGLSPALGAFVAGVVLANSEYRHELESSIDPFKGLLLGLFFISVGSSIDFQLIVSKPFLIIGLVVGVMSFKMVILFVLGKIFKVRNAQNFIFSIGLSQIGEFAFVLLSFSAQQGVLTKDITDTMMAVVAISMALTPLVMMINEKLILPRLCTVGSNIEVHKASDIEEQDNPVIIAGYGHFGNTIGRFLRANNVEATVLDNDSDNVDFLRRMGLKVYYGDATRYELLDIAGAGKAQMIIIAISDEEKRLELIETVKKHFPNLHMLVRSTNRNDAYDLMNAGMMHIYRETFDTSLRVGTDALKLLGYRAHEATRSAKTFFIHDERTLKHLSSIRNDEEYVNAARQHIEELEMIMRADQQAVNLQSLGGWDRKAENSDYHTT; encoded by the coding sequence ATGCAACAAACTGTATTTTTTCAAGCCATGATCTATCTGGCTGCGGCCGTAATCATGGTTCCCATTGCCAAACGATTGGGATTGGGTTCTGTACTGGGGTACCTCGTCGCAGGAATTGCTATTGGCCCCGCCGGTCTTAAATTCATAGGGCTGGAAGGGCAGGACATTATGCATTTCGCTGAATTTGGGGTGGTAATGATGCTTTTTGTCATCGGGCTCGAACTGGAACCTTCCCGCTTGTGGCGCATGCGCAAAAGTATTGCCGGATTGGGCGGCTTGCAGGTGAGTGTTACCAGTGTGGTTGTAGCTGGCTTGGCCATGGCTTTTCAGTTAGGCTGGAAAGAATCATTGGCGCTCGGAATGATCACGGCCATGTCTTCCACGGCCATTGTCATGCAGACATTGAATGAAAAAGGCTGGCTGAAAACGGTCGCCGGGCAAAGCTCCTTTGCGGTACTGCTGTTTCAAGACCTTGCTATTATCCCAATGCTCGCATTGTTCCCGCTACTGGCCGATCATCCGGCCGTACAGGAAACCCATGGAACCGGCTCAGTTGTGAGTGCATTTCCTGCGTGGCAACAGGCAATTATTGTTCTTTTATCGGTTGCCATCGTGGTAATTACCGGTAAATATCTGCTGCGTCCAGTATTCAGGCTGATGGCGCGGACGGGAATGCGCGAAATGTTCACGGCTACCGCATTGCTCTTGGTTGTCGGTATCGCTGTTTTGATGACTTCCGTGGGGTTAAGCCCGGCATTGGGGGCGTTTGTTGCAGGAGTTGTTTTAGCGAACAGCGAGTACCGTCATGAGCTGGAAAGTTCCATTGATCCATTCAAAGGCCTGCTGCTCGGACTGTTTTTCATATCAGTAGGTTCGTCTATCGATTTTCAACTCATTGTTTCAAAGCCATTTTTAATCATTGGTTTGGTAGTCGGAGTGATGAGTTTTAAGATGGTAATCCTTTTTGTTTTAGGTAAAATATTCAAAGTCAGGAATGCGCAAAATTTTATATTTAGCATAGGTCTGAGCCAGATTGGGGAATTTGCTTTTGTACTGCTCAGTTTCTCAGCGCAGCAAGGCGTATTGACCAAAGACATTACCGATACCATGATGGCCGTGGTCGCTATCAGTATGGCACTGACGCCGCTGGTCATGATGATCAACGAAAAGCTGATCCTTCCCAGATTGTGCACCGTTGGTTCGAATATTGAAGTTCATAAGGCGAGTGACATTGAAGAGCAAGATAATCCGGTCATTATTGCCGGTTACGGACACTTTGGGAATACCATTGGCAGGTTTTTGAGGGCTAATAATGTGGAGGCTACGGTACTCGACAACGATAGTGACAATGTTGACTTCCTGAGGCGTATGGGTTTGAAAGTCTATTACGGTGACGCGACCCGCTACGAGTTGCTGGACATTGCCGGAGCAGGTAAGGCGCAAATGATCATCATTGCGATCAGTGACGAAGAAAAGCGTCTTGAATTGATTGAAACGGTCAAAAAGCATTTTCCAAACCTGCATATGCTGGTGCGCTCCACGAACCGTAATGATGCTTACGACCTGATGAATGCGGGTATGATGCACATTTACCGTGAGACATTTGATACCAGTTTACGAGTTGGCACTGATGCTCTGAAACTACTAGGCTACCGTGCACATGAGGCTACCCGATCTGCAAAGACGTTCTTTATTCATGATGAAAGAACATTGAAACACCTTTCCAGCATTCGGAATGATGAAGAATATGTCAATGCGGCGAGACAGCACATTGAAGAATTGGAAATGATCATGCGTGCCGACCAGCAGGCTGTTAATTTACAATCGCTTGGCGGCTGGGACCGGAAAGCAGAGAACTCCGATTATCATACCACCTAG
- a CDS encoding cytochrome P450 — MSVAAIWSSQSEINQNYSELIGHVRKSDPVHFNMFGDLVVMDYRNVKKIFSDSENFRNFDFTERFRIVSAIANNDPGLLQFGESLSHWLLFMNGEKHAEHRRFVNQKFYQANYEQITYEAIDEVLNTLKSRGEADLVEMARQFSFLMISKIIGLKSSDFDFIQKFSYVITLIFEKTLGVKDLLECANMSGQFHSYLSETFSRQETELTNSLLLEMRDIMGGERALRLIGTWEFLVNAATETTTLLLTRSIATLMMNRDQQIDWNTHHDCAIAIEELIRYVSPVNWIPRQIHHDMEFEGFELKKGKTVLLGIASANRDPTVFDDPEAFIPTRKPNPHIGFGFGIHHCLGARLSRFEMQKFLPRFMTAFPDIRLHPDKPGQWDTKVFFRGYKSLPVLLK, encoded by the coding sequence ATGTCTGTAGCGGCCATCTGGTCATCTCAAAGCGAGATTAATCAAAACTATTCTGAACTGATCGGTCATGTAAGAAAATCAGATCCGGTTCACTTCAATATGTTCGGTGATTTGGTAGTCATGGATTACCGAAATGTCAAGAAGATTTTCTCAGATTCGGAGAATTTTAGAAATTTTGACTTTACTGAAAGATTCAGAATAGTATCAGCCATTGCCAACAATGACCCTGGATTGCTGCAATTTGGTGAAAGCCTTAGTCACTGGCTTTTGTTCATGAACGGTGAAAAACATGCGGAACACAGACGATTTGTGAACCAAAAGTTTTATCAGGCCAATTATGAACAAATTACATATGAGGCAATAGACGAAGTTCTCAATACATTAAAAAGCCGTGGAGAGGCTGACCTGGTAGAAATGGCGCGGCAATTCAGCTTTTTGATGATTAGTAAAATCATTGGCCTGAAAAGCTCCGACTTTGATTTTATTCAGAAATTCTCCTACGTGATCACATTGATTTTCGAGAAAACACTGGGCGTCAAGGATCTGCTGGAATGTGCGAATATGTCGGGTCAGTTTCACAGCTACCTTTCAGAAACATTCAGTCGTCAGGAAACCGAGCTCACTAACAGCCTGTTACTGGAAATGAGGGATATAATGGGTGGTGAGCGGGCGCTTAGGCTCATCGGTACCTGGGAGTTTCTGGTCAATGCCGCCACGGAGACTACTACATTACTATTGACAAGGAGTATCGCGACATTAATGATGAACCGGGACCAGCAAATCGATTGGAATACACATCATGATTGCGCCATCGCCATAGAAGAATTGATCCGTTACGTCAGCCCCGTCAACTGGATACCCCGCCAAATCCATCATGACATGGAGTTTGAAGGGTTCGAATTGAAGAAGGGAAAAACGGTGCTGCTTGGCATTGCGTCGGCCAACAGAGACCCTACGGTTTTTGACGATCCCGAAGCGTTTATACCTACCCGTAAACCCAATCCGCACATCGGTTTCGGCTTTGGCATTCACCATTGCCTGGGCGCCCGACTATCCCGCTTCGAGATGCAAAAATTTCTTCCCCGGTTTATGACTGCATTTCCTGATATCCGTCTCCATCCCGACAAACCAGGTCAATGGGATACCAAGGTGTTTTTCAGGGGCTACAAAAGTCTGCCCGTGCTTTTAAAATAA